From a single Vibrio tubiashii genomic region:
- a CDS encoding glycosyltransferase — protein sequence MKLLIYAPDIHKFDAVGEHCISLFKLFKSNGVNVSIFSKNSSYDCGDIEVLHSDNMKSHCSDESVIIFAYSIYDSFLDEIIRFDGKKICYFHNITDPLVVKDLDPKTKDLCKKGFEQLGRLTDVDYIVCNSKFTLSLVKKFNKHVSVSPPLGPDFLSELDSVEIRPVNDKVKLVYIGRVSPHKNLECLLDILVTLKVNYKMNASLEIYGDTINQEYFEKIINLAYEKGIINDVAFFGKVRRQFITDAIDCSDFIVTSSLHEGFCLPMLEAMYAHRIPLTISGTAAEEVVGDERLVFSGAERAADIIYTLSHNNDLRTSIILELKERAKRIISNTSSQFWDSILERI from the coding sequence ATGAAGTTACTCATATATGCTCCAGATATACACAAATTTGACGCTGTAGGTGAGCACTGTATTAGTTTGTTTAAGCTTTTCAAAAGTAATGGGGTTAATGTTTCTATTTTTTCAAAAAATAGTAGTTATGACTGTGGTGATATAGAGGTTTTACATAGCGATAATATGAAGAGCCACTGTTCTGATGAGTCTGTTATTATTTTTGCATATTCCATTTATGACAGCTTTTTAGATGAAATTATTCGTTTTGATGGTAAGAAGATCTGTTATTTTCACAATATAACAGATCCTCTAGTTGTCAAGGATTTAGACCCTAAAACAAAAGATCTATGTAAAAAAGGGTTTGAACAATTAGGTAGATTAACTGATGTTGACTACATCGTTTGTAATTCTAAATTTACCCTTTCCTTAGTTAAAAAGTTTAATAAGCATGTATCTGTATCTCCTCCCTTAGGTCCCGATTTTCTGAGTGAGTTAGATAGCGTTGAAATTCGGCCTGTAAATGATAAGGTCAAACTCGTCTATATTGGTCGAGTTTCTCCCCATAAAAACCTAGAGTGCTTATTAGATATATTAGTAACTCTCAAAGTTAACTATAAAATGAACGCTAGTTTAGAGATATATGGAGATACAATAAACCAAGAATACTTCGAAAAAATAATCAACCTTGCATATGAAAAGGGAATTATTAATGATGTCGCTTTTTTTGGGAAGGTTAGACGTCAGTTTATAACGGATGCAATTGACTGTTCGGATTTTATAGTGACTTCTAGTTTACATGAAGGCTTTTGTCTACCAATGTTGGAGGCTATGTATGCTCACAGAATTCCATTAACCATTTCAGGTACTGCGGCTGAGGAGGTAGTTGGAGATGAGCGCTTGGTGTTCTCTGGTGCAGAGAGAGCCGCAGATATCATTTATACGCTTTCGCACAACAATGATTTGAGAACAAGTATTATTCTCGAGCTAAAGGAACGGGCAAAGAGAATTATTTCTAATACTTCATCGCAATTTTGGGATTCGATCTTAGAAAGAATTTAA
- a CDS encoding glycosyltransferase: MQSILNYKSDDGKLPIPEFMRFLVKFRADLRIYDDMTLEDRLCLLFWWQVYGSHLYSSVEWNIDDDSDFINYIRSLRAGELIGKYPKLVLAWMRFPSNGGLLVSKESELFESLVEDSTGVPCFFSLIFKFRPDLVTLSSNDFNSKCSLLRWWFDYGVSEYVRMKDAVNSKQIFGMFDLEEPFNELSLLKLVYSQRDDLKEAFPDYNLNYTSLLNWWKEYGVREYKVVIDLLNATSIETEKTLKSNGVNVIGFHKGVLGLGEDARLSCAAIRDSGRQVAAITPPIAGPSSILDLAPEYIDTNHKLFDVSLFCLPPTEMFRLAIEGGSELLRGNDYKIGFWPWELPVWPKDMELISDFVDEVWAQSEYVKSCFERIEGLKVKKMPMVVEVPKPSPQALCRDKYKIHDDAFVCFIMFDGNSWLTRKNPVAAVKAYINAFVSDDLESKTKLVIKTMNLNHDDVNWLEVIKLISGRNDVIIIDEVMSRQETVNLINACDCYISLHRSEGFGRIIAEAMLLGKSVVVSDFSGSQDFCNENNSYLVEGKLVGLKRGDYIFDEGQFWFDASIDSAIEQLRIVHSDAILRERKVKAAKEFIQKKYSYNSAASFIHNRLDTLSEDR; encoded by the coding sequence ATGCAAAGTATTCTTAATTATAAATCTGATGATGGTAAATTGCCTATTCCTGAATTTATGCGTTTTCTTGTCAAGTTTAGAGCGGATCTAAGGATTTACGATGATATGACCCTTGAGGATAGGCTTTGCTTATTATTTTGGTGGCAAGTTTATGGCAGTCATCTATATTCAAGTGTCGAGTGGAATATAGACGACGACTCAGATTTTATCAATTATATTAGATCGTTACGTGCAGGAGAGCTTATAGGAAAGTATCCTAAATTGGTCTTAGCTTGGATGAGATTCCCCTCTAACGGTGGGTTGTTGGTGTCAAAGGAGTCTGAGTTATTTGAAAGTCTTGTTGAAGATTCAACAGGGGTCCCTTGCTTTTTTTCTCTTATTTTTAAATTCAGACCCGACTTGGTGACATTGTCTAGCAATGACTTTAATTCAAAGTGCTCGTTACTTCGCTGGTGGTTTGACTATGGAGTATCTGAATACGTAAGAATGAAAGATGCTGTAAATTCGAAGCAAATATTTGGAATGTTTGATCTTGAAGAACCGTTCAATGAGCTGTCACTTCTTAAACTTGTTTACTCTCAACGAGATGATCTGAAAGAGGCTTTCCCAGACTATAATCTAAATTACACCTCTTTATTAAACTGGTGGAAAGAATACGGTGTTCGTGAATATAAAGTAGTTATCGACTTACTTAACGCCACATCAATCGAGACGGAAAAAACACTAAAGAGTAATGGTGTAAATGTTATAGGGTTTCATAAAGGTGTACTTGGTTTGGGTGAGGATGCTAGATTATCTTGCGCCGCGATACGTGATTCCGGTCGTCAAGTCGCAGCAATTACACCTCCTATTGCCGGACCAAGTAGTATTTTGGATTTAGCTCCAGAGTATATTGATACTAACCATAAATTATTCGATGTTAGTTTGTTTTGCCTCCCTCCTACTGAGATGTTCAGATTGGCTATAGAGGGAGGAAGTGAGTTATTACGTGGAAATGATTACAAAATAGGATTTTGGCCGTGGGAATTACCCGTATGGCCGAAAGATATGGAGTTGATATCTGATTTTGTAGACGAGGTGTGGGCTCAAAGTGAATATGTAAAGAGCTGTTTTGAAAGAATCGAAGGCTTGAAAGTTAAGAAAATGCCTATGGTTGTAGAGGTCCCCAAACCATCCCCACAAGCTTTATGTAGAGATAAATACAAGATTCACGATGATGCTTTTGTTTGCTTTATTATGTTTGATGGAAATTCTTGGCTTACTAGGAAAAACCCTGTAGCGGCAGTAAAGGCATATATTAATGCATTCGTTAGTGATGACTTAGAGAGTAAAACTAAGTTAGTCATAAAAACAATGAACTTGAATCATGATGATGTGAATTGGTTAGAAGTAATAAAACTAATTTCCGGGCGAAATGATGTGATCATCATTGATGAAGTCATGAGTAGACAGGAAACTGTTAATTTAATTAATGCGTGCGATTGCTATATATCATTACACCGTAGTGAAGGTTTTGGACGAATCATCGCTGAAGCAATGTTGCTTGGGAAATCTGTTGTAGTAAGTGACTTTTCTGGCAGTCAAGATTTTTGTAATGAAAATAATAGTTACTTAGTTGAAGGGAAATTAGTCGGCTTGAAAAGGGGAGACTATATCTTCGATGAAGGGCAATTTTGGTTTGATGCAAGTATAGATTCAGCGATTGAGCAACTAAGAATTGTTCATTCCGATGCTATATTACGTGAGAGAAAAGTTAAAGCAGCAAAAGAGTTTATCCAGAAAAAATACTCTTACAATAGTGCAGCTTCTTTTATTCACAATCGCCTTGATACTTTGTCAGAGGATCGTTAG
- a CDS encoding glycoside hydrolase family 99-like domain-containing protein has translation MKKELTNEELKEALQAGFTQAQGVKGWNVDYVPKAEEKFSHEEMDVKAIAYYLPQFHPIEENNKWWGKGFTEWTNVTKAVPQFLGHYQPRLPGEFGFYDLRLADNIREQAKLARHYGIYGFCIHHYWFDGHRLLETPVNLLLENKDIDINFCLCWANENWSRRWDGLDNDVLISQNHSDDDDIAFIESLFEAFRDPRYIRVENKPVLVLYRATLLPDAKKTVERWRERALAEGFDGIYVVAAKSFDIESPVEFGCDAAVEFPPHKLNPKIVTEEQVILNPDYEGTVYCYKDAVKNAKALEQGNYTNFRCVMPSWDNEARKPGKGVSFVNNTPEEYEGWLDFACKEAQKNGNEEKFVFINAWNEWAEGTHLEPCRRHGYRHLHITANTIRNNTSYHDFVNSVSELNSSFVQKSEYALIVHLYYEELLEEIIGKVNENKVKPDLFITLPKWTKKATLEKIHESKLNCYILPVDNRGRDIKPFLEAYSLIRDKFNYKACCKLHTKKSLHRVDGDTWRSNLYSTLLNFDQMSEQFASNDNLKFAAPSDSILDLSVEAYNLGNRVWLEKVLLALGYEQYLDNYAFDFCAGSMFWFKPSSLVSLNNLEKFYDSFEPELGQLDGTLAHSLERLFLLIATKSDKDQLLLLEASETYIEQLG, from the coding sequence TATTGAAGAGAATAATAAATGGTGGGGGAAGGGTTTTACTGAGTGGACTAATGTTACAAAAGCGGTTCCCCAGTTTCTAGGCCACTATCAGCCGCGACTACCAGGAGAGTTTGGTTTCTATGACCTGAGGTTAGCTGATAATATTCGCGAGCAAGCAAAATTGGCAAGACACTATGGCATATATGGGTTCTGTATACATCATTATTGGTTTGATGGTCATAGGTTGTTGGAAACCCCCGTGAATCTTCTTCTAGAAAACAAAGACATTGATATCAATTTTTGTCTCTGTTGGGCAAATGAGAACTGGTCACGTCGTTGGGATGGATTGGATAATGATGTGCTTATTAGCCAAAATCATAGCGATGATGATGATATCGCCTTTATAGAATCGCTCTTTGAAGCGTTCAGAGACCCTAGGTATATTAGAGTTGAAAACAAGCCTGTCCTAGTTTTGTATAGAGCTACTTTGTTGCCAGATGCGAAGAAAACTGTAGAGCGATGGAGAGAAAGAGCGCTTGCTGAAGGTTTTGATGGAATTTATGTTGTAGCGGCTAAGTCGTTTGATATTGAGTCACCTGTAGAATTTGGTTGTGATGCTGCTGTTGAATTTCCTCCACATAAACTCAACCCTAAGATAGTTACGGAAGAACAAGTAATCTTGAATCCTGACTATGAAGGTACTGTATATTGTTATAAAGACGCCGTTAAAAATGCGAAGGCACTAGAACAAGGAAATTATACTAACTTTCGCTGTGTAATGCCTTCTTGGGATAATGAAGCAAGAAAGCCAGGAAAAGGTGTGTCTTTTGTCAATAATACTCCAGAAGAATACGAGGGTTGGTTGGATTTTGCTTGTAAAGAAGCTCAGAAGAATGGAAATGAAGAAAAATTTGTTTTTATTAATGCTTGGAATGAGTGGGCAGAAGGGACGCACTTAGAGCCTTGTAGACGACATGGTTACAGGCATCTTCACATCACAGCGAATACTATTAGGAATAATACCAGTTACCACGATTTCGTAAATAGTGTGAGTGAATTAAATAGTAGCTTTGTTCAGAAGAGTGAGTATGCTCTAATAGTTCATCTATATTATGAAGAATTACTAGAAGAGATAATTGGTAAGGTAAACGAAAATAAAGTTAAACCGGATTTATTTATTACTTTACCAAAATGGACTAAAAAAGCTACGCTGGAAAAAATTCATGAATCAAAGCTTAATTGTTACATACTGCCAGTTGATAATAGAGGTAGGGATATCAAGCCCTTTTTAGAGGCTTACTCTTTAATTCGTGACAAGTTTAACTACAAGGCTTGTTGTAAATTGCATACAAAAAAATCTCTGCATCGTGTTGATGGCGATACATGGAGAAGCAACCTATATTCAACACTTCTAAATTTTGATCAGATGTCTGAACAATTTGCTTCGAATGATAATTTGAAGTTTGCTGCGCCTAGTGATTCTATTCTCGACCTTTCGGTAGAGGCATATAATCTTGGGAATCGAGTTTGGCTTGAAAAGGTATTGTTAGCTTTAGGTTATGAGCAGTACTTAGATAATTATGCTTTTGATTTTTGTGCAGGCTCAATGTTTTGGTTTAAGCCGAGTTCATTAGTTTCTTTGAATAATTTAGAGAAATTTTACGATAGTTTTGAGCCAGAACTCGGACAATTAGACGGCACTTTGGCTCATTCTTTAGAGCGCTTATTCCTTTTAATTGCCACAAAATCAGATAAAGACCAGTTGCTTTTATTGGAAGCTAGCGAAACTTATATTGAACAGTTAGGTTGA
- a CDS encoding glycosyltransferase, protein MYIENKLKVLHVYRTYFPDPPGGLQEAIKQICLSVLPLGVESKVFTLSPKPYPSSVHLDEGEVIREKSLISVASCDIGGWQSFKKFRELVEWCDIVQLHFPWPFVDLLNLVIPKDKPTIMTYHSDIVRQKILGNIYRPLMHKTLSSVDRIVATSQNYVDSSAVLSREEYKTKIEVAPLCLKDNSTAFTSQYQDETLSKFGLKKKNYVLALGVLRYYKGFHTLVEAAVNLDTTVVIAGSGPESKSLMSLAEKLSLTNVVFTGQLEEDEKHVLIQNSILLTLPSHLRSEAFGVVLVEALMHSKPLVTCEIGTGTSYVNQHGETGLVVEPENPAALSKAINDILGNSDMQLEFSQNARKRFDSTFSDKVVCDKYMRIYKSLLR, encoded by the coding sequence ATGTATATTGAGAATAAACTAAAGGTTTTACACGTTTACAGAACGTACTTCCCTGATCCTCCCGGAGGTCTTCAGGAAGCGATTAAGCAAATATGTTTAAGTGTGCTACCTCTGGGTGTAGAGTCAAAGGTCTTCACACTCTCTCCTAAGCCCTACCCTAGTTCAGTTCATTTAGATGAGGGGGAGGTTATACGAGAAAAGTCGCTCATTAGTGTTGCATCTTGTGATATTGGCGGCTGGCAAAGCTTTAAGAAATTTAGAGAATTAGTTGAATGGTGCGATATCGTACAGCTCCACTTTCCTTGGCCGTTTGTTGACCTATTAAACCTTGTGATACCTAAAGATAAGCCAACTATAATGACCTATCACTCTGATATTGTGCGTCAAAAAATCTTAGGCAATATTTATCGGCCTTTGATGCATAAAACATTAAGTAGTGTGGATCGTATTGTTGCGACATCTCAAAACTATGTTGATTCAAGTGCAGTTCTTAGCAGGGAAGAGTATAAAACTAAGATCGAAGTCGCTCCTTTATGCTTAAAGGATAATTCAACAGCGTTTACTTCGCAGTACCAAGACGAAACTCTTTCTAAGTTTGGGCTAAAGAAAAAAAACTATGTCTTAGCTCTGGGTGTACTTCGTTATTACAAAGGTTTTCATACTTTGGTTGAAGCGGCTGTAAATCTAGATACAACCGTTGTTATTGCAGGCTCTGGCCCTGAATCAAAATCGTTAATGTCTTTAGCAGAAAAGCTAAGTTTAACGAATGTAGTGTTTACGGGGCAGTTAGAAGAAGACGAAAAACATGTGCTCATCCAAAATTCGATTTTGTTAACATTACCTTCTCATCTGCGTTCAGAAGCGTTTGGTGTTGTACTTGTAGAAGCTTTGATGCACTCCAAGCCTCTGGTGACATGCGAAATAGGAACAGGAACATCCTATGTGAATCAACATGGAGAGACAGGGTTGGTTGTTGAGCCGGAAAATCCTGCTGCACTCAGTAAGGCGATTAATGATATCCTTGGAAATAGTGATATGCAGCTTGAATTTAGCCAAAATGCACGTAAACGATTTGATAGTACATTTTCGGATAAGGTAGTGTGTGATAAGTATATGAGAATATATAAATCATTGTTACGTTAA
- a CDS encoding mannose-1-phosphate guanylyltransferase/mannose-6-phosphate isomerase: MLVPVIMAGGTGSRLWPLSRDLYPKQFLKIAGEQSMLQQTCARLQGLEHHPTLLICNEEHRFIAAEQMRSGGFNHSGIILEPVGRNTAPAIALAALQALKQAEQSGCSTEPLLLVLAADHLIEDRLAFQSAVNTAMPFAESNQLVTFGIVPTVAETGYGYIKRGASHGESAFKVDSFVEKPDLSTAEAYLDSGEYYWNSGMFMFKATRYIAELEKHNPAMLKACEKAMAETQPDLDFIRVDKEAFSACPSDSVDYAVMEPVCASNDSGRLVVIPMDAGWSDVGSWSALWDVSDKDEQNNVHKGDVLAVNSNNNYVQSENKLVATVGVSNLVVVETKDAILVADKSQVQEVKAIVQQLKIADRSEYRIHREVYRPWGKYDSIDFGSRDQVKRITVNPGQKLSIQKHYHRAEHWIVVSGTARVTNGDEVLLVTEDQSTYIPLGTIHALENPGKIPLEMIEVQTGSYLGEDDIVRFEDRYGRVD; the protein is encoded by the coding sequence ATGTTAGTTCCCGTCATTATGGCTGGTGGTACTGGGAGTCGCTTGTGGCCGCTATCGCGTGACCTTTACCCTAAGCAATTTTTAAAGATTGCGGGTGAGCAATCAATGCTTCAACAGACTTGTGCCCGTTTGCAAGGTCTTGAACATCACCCCACACTATTAATTTGTAACGAAGAGCATCGTTTTATCGCAGCGGAGCAGATGCGCTCGGGTGGATTCAATCACTCTGGTATTATTCTGGAGCCCGTAGGTCGCAATACAGCACCTGCGATTGCTCTCGCCGCACTTCAGGCATTGAAGCAGGCGGAGCAAAGCGGTTGTAGCACTGAGCCTTTACTATTAGTTTTGGCTGCAGATCATCTGATAGAAGATAGATTGGCTTTTCAATCCGCAGTTAACACGGCAATGCCATTTGCGGAATCTAATCAATTAGTGACTTTTGGCATAGTACCAACAGTGGCTGAAACAGGGTATGGCTATATAAAGCGTGGTGCATCACACGGTGAATCAGCGTTCAAGGTTGACAGCTTCGTCGAAAAACCAGATTTGTCTACGGCAGAAGCTTACTTGGATTCGGGCGAGTATTATTGGAATAGTGGTATGTTTATGTTCAAAGCGACGCGATATATTGCAGAACTTGAAAAGCATAATCCAGCTATGCTTAAGGCTTGTGAAAAAGCAATGGCCGAAACACAACCCGACTTGGATTTTATCCGCGTTGATAAAGAAGCCTTTTCTGCATGTCCCTCAGATTCAGTTGATTATGCAGTGATGGAACCAGTATGCGCTTCCAATGATTCGGGTAGATTGGTAGTAATTCCTATGGATGCCGGTTGGAGCGATGTAGGTTCGTGGTCGGCATTATGGGATGTATCTGATAAAGACGAGCAAAACAACGTACACAAAGGTGATGTTTTAGCAGTTAATTCAAACAATAATTATGTACAATCAGAAAATAAGCTTGTTGCTACAGTTGGCGTGAGTAATTTAGTTGTAGTTGAAACAAAAGATGCAATATTGGTTGCGGATAAATCACAGGTGCAGGAAGTTAAAGCAATAGTTCAGCAGCTTAAAATCGCCGATCGTAGTGAGTATAGAATTCACCGCGAAGTTTATCGCCCTTGGGGAAAATATGATTCAATTGACTTTGGCTCGCGTGACCAAGTTAAGCGGATTACTGTCAATCCGGGTCAAAAACTGTCTATTCAGAAACATTACCATCGAGCTGAACATTGGATTGTTGTATCTGGAACTGCCCGCGTGACTAATGGCGACGAAGTACTTTTGGTTACTGAAGATCAATCAACGTACATCCCTTTGGGTACTATTCATGCTCTTGAAAATCCAGGGAAAATACCTTTGGAAATGATCGAAGTTCAGACAGGGTCTTATCTCGGTGAAGATGATATAGTGAGATTCGAAGATCGTTATGGGAGAGTTGATTAA
- a CDS encoding phosphomannomutase — translation MLTSSQVIEDSGVVFGTSGARGLVEQFTPDVCGAFTHAFIQTMQGQVKFRSVAIGIDNRPSSPLMAQACIKALSQLGIEADYYGVVPTPALAYVAMQDNIPCIMVTGSHIPFERNGLKFYRPDGEISKADEQAIVTANAQFAPLDDLPQLVVNPNAANKYIERYTNLFSDDLLRGKRIGIYEHSSAGRDLYATLFASLGANVISLERSDEFVPIDTEAVSETDKGKAKNWSKQYNLDAIFSTDGDGDRPLVADEHGEWLRGDILGLLCSQVIGIEAIVVPVSCNSIIDAGVGFSRVERTKIGSPYVIAEFEVLKGCYQSVAGFEANGGYLLGSDVLINNNTLKALPTRDAVLPALILMSAAKDKGISQLVSALPNRVTYSDRIQNFATERSQRIINQGIEDPRRLLDQLGFRDFDVFHVNTTDGLRITSSDDSIIHLRASGNAPELRCYAEADSLDKARMYVDTSLQKICDIER, via the coding sequence ATGTTAACTAGCTCCCAAGTAATTGAAGATAGTGGCGTTGTCTTTGGCACTAGTGGCGCACGTGGTTTAGTCGAACAGTTTACTCCAGACGTGTGTGGTGCTTTTACCCATGCATTTATACAAACTATGCAAGGACAGGTTAAATTTCGCTCCGTTGCAATCGGTATTGATAACCGACCAAGCAGCCCCTTGATGGCTCAAGCCTGCATTAAAGCTCTAAGTCAGTTAGGTATAGAGGCGGACTATTATGGGGTTGTTCCTACCCCAGCATTAGCGTATGTAGCTATGCAAGATAATATTCCTTGCATAATGGTTACGGGAAGTCATATTCCGTTTGAACGCAATGGTCTAAAATTTTATCGACCAGATGGAGAGATTAGCAAAGCTGATGAACAAGCTATTGTTACTGCTAACGCGCAGTTCGCTCCATTAGATGATTTGCCACAGTTAGTCGTGAACCCAAATGCTGCTAACAAGTATATTGAACGCTATACAAACTTATTTAGTGATGATCTTCTAAGAGGTAAACGCATAGGGATATACGAGCATTCAAGTGCGGGTAGAGATTTGTATGCCACTTTATTTGCTAGCCTTGGTGCTAATGTTATATCGCTAGAACGTAGTGATGAATTTGTACCGATTGATACTGAAGCAGTATCTGAAACTGATAAAGGTAAAGCAAAAAACTGGTCAAAGCAATATAACTTAGATGCTATTTTTTCAACCGATGGAGATGGAGACCGCCCATTGGTTGCCGATGAACATGGAGAATGGTTACGTGGCGATATTCTAGGTTTACTGTGTTCACAAGTAATTGGTATTGAAGCTATCGTGGTTCCTGTTAGCTGCAATAGCATAATAGATGCTGGTGTCGGGTTTAGTCGTGTAGAACGCACCAAGATTGGCTCTCCTTATGTCATAGCTGAATTTGAGGTGTTAAAGGGTTGTTACCAATCAGTTGCGGGCTTTGAGGCGAATGGCGGCTACCTGCTAGGCAGTGATGTCTTGATTAACAACAATACGCTAAAGGCCTTACCAACACGGGATGCGGTGCTACCGGCTTTGATATTAATGTCAGCAGCAAAGGATAAGGGAATTTCACAATTGGTCAGCGCATTACCTAATCGCGTGACATATAGTGATCGGATTCAAAACTTTGCAACCGAGCGAAGTCAACGCATTATAAATCAAGGTATAGAGGATCCTCGGAGATTGCTAGATCAATTGGGCTTTAGGGATTTTGATGTTTTCCACGTGAACACAACTGACGGATTGCGCATAACATCATCAGATGACAGTATTATCCACCTTCGTGCTTCGGGTAATGCGCCAGAGCTTCGCTGCTATGCTGAAGCTGATAGCCTAGATAAAGCGCGCATGTATGTAGACACGAGTCTGCAAAAAATCTGCGATATAGAGCGTTAA
- a CDS encoding SDR family NAD(P)-dependent oxidoreductase: MNSVLITGAFRGLGRSLTQVFLSKNYKVIACGRSRDNEIKHENLTFLELDLTDNESISRATELIESKSINVDILINNAGVYLEKEYEETSPIDIDFELIEKSMQVNFYAPMKLMQSVCKVMKENRIGKVVNVSSAWGSYSLSEQLEDYGKSFAYRISKQSLNYTTLLLADELKDYELIDVVAFCPGWMRTDMGGEDGPKNPLESAQEIFELATSHVGSGKFYKGKEKIDW; this comes from the coding sequence ATGAATAGTGTTTTAATTACAGGGGCATTTCGAGGTCTTGGAAGGTCGTTGACACAAGTTTTTCTATCTAAAAACTACAAGGTCATTGCTTGTGGTAGAAGTAGGGATAATGAAATAAAACATGAAAATCTGACTTTCTTAGAATTGGATTTAACAGATAATGAATCTATTTCGAGAGCGACTGAGCTGATCGAGAGTAAAAGCATCAATGTTGATATTTTAATTAATAATGCAGGTGTTTATCTTGAGAAGGAGTATGAGGAAACTTCTCCAATTGATATCGATTTTGAGTTGATTGAGAAAAGCATGCAGGTTAATTTTTATGCGCCCATGAAATTAATGCAGTCCGTGTGCAAGGTAATGAAGGAAAATCGAATTGGTAAAGTTGTAAACGTTTCTTCTGCTTGGGGGTCATATAGTCTTTCAGAACAACTTGAAGACTATGGTAAATCATTTGCTTACAGAATTTCCAAGCAGTCTTTAAACTATACAACCTTATTGCTTGCTGATGAGTTGAAAGACTATGAATTGATCGATGTGGTAGCATTTTGCCCAGGGTGGATGCGCACTGATATGGGAGGTGAAGATGGTCCGAAAAATCCTTTAGAATCAGCACAAGAAATCTTTGAACTGGCAACCTCTCATGTTGGAAGTGGCAAATTTTATAAAGGAAAAGAAAAAATTGACTGGTAA